ATCAGATCTCATAAAGCACTTTTAGCTGAAGCCTCGGCCACCACAGAAAGTCACTATGCTACCCCAATAGATTCAACACTTTGGGGGAACAGCAgctacatggggggggggttcctaATGCACTTCCATTTGACTTCTTTGCCCAGATCCCTTAAATTTAGGATGATTTTGGTACCTGCGTTTCCTCCTGTGAAATTCCCCACACTCAGGGTGTAGTTCTGAGACTCCCCAGTGATACGAAAGTTGCTGTATGTGGCGTAAGTGTGATTGTCACTGAAATCTGTCAGGTCCACGCGGAGCTGGAAATTGCCTGAATGaggaaaattcacattttattcacTGTAAAAGAGAAACAGGGTTGGGATGAACAGCTCATTCTATCTATCTAGGGATTGGGATTAAAAACCTGGAGGGATAACTATCTGGGATAGCACAAGTTATCTGCCTATAAACCTTGATAATTCCCAACAAACAGAGTAATCTCACCAAAATACATTCGGTCTCGTGCCTTTATATAGAAATGGAACTCCTTGCTTACTTCtaaaatgcttacattttacaacaggggacGCATTATTCCCTGTCTCCCTTAAGACTGTAGCTCTGATAAGGAGTGTATAGCtggaatccctgccataaagtaaGACAGgactgctgtgtttttcttggacagggagaaataaatcacttttcctACACTATATTTCATCATAACCCATGATTTAATTTTGTAATGTAATTGTGTTATACTTTATTTGGACCTTtgacaaaagaaataaaagaaccaTACATTTTGATAGAATCAGTCCAACTTATATAGTAAGAGTAATGTTGTAATCCAGCCCAAATTTAAGGGTAATGTATTTACCATTACTGTGAGACTCCAACCCAAAAGCTGGTATTATAAACTAAAAAAGTTGGCCGACCATAAGAGAAAACAATGAAAGAGCAAAGAGTTTAGAGAACAGTCATCAAACTCATGGTTCAAATAGAAGCAGGAAATACAAGTCTCACCTGTTGCTGTGAGGAGATGGAGATTATCGTTCCCCAACCAAAATTCACTCTCTTTGTGACCAAACCCTCTTTTGTATGAATTCCAGTCTCTGAAAAAATCCACCGATCCGTCTGCTCTTCTCTGAAACACCTGGGGAGAAATAAGAAGAATTAGAGATCCGTTAGCTTTTGTTCTTCTTATGTTCTACTTAATCTTTGAAGACTCATGGCATGACCCCAACTTACTATCCATCCTCCTCCATCAGTTTCCATGTCACAGAGCACAGAGAGAGGAAGCCCATTGGGGGTGTATATAGTGTACCAGCCGCTGATTGTACCTCTCTGATCCAGCCATTCCTTACAGTTCTGTGCAGCTGGGGAAAATATTATTGGTTATCCACTTCTACTATAtccaccatctctctctactatacctgctaaaaAGAATCCAATGAGTACTTACTCCCTGGAGCCGGCACACCTTGATCCCCTTTGTCACCTAAATAAGGGATTAGTGTGAATTAGACATTCTTAATGCCCATTATAGCTTATTTATTGAATAGCATCATACAAAgtacagttcttctctttccAATGTATTCCATTGTAATGAAAAATATACGTATATGAGGAAAATGTATTGTATCTACTGATTTCTGTTGGTGCTTAAAAATGCAGGTGTTGGAGCCCAACTAAATCCTGCAAATACCTTTTTGCCCTCTTTGCCCAGGGTTTCCTTGTTCTCCTGTGGAAGACAAAATAGAAAGTTAGCAGGTAAGTGCCCATTTCAGTAACATGAATATTTAGTGTTATATTGCATTGATCTTAAGTTGCCATTTGTTTGTTATATTGGCCCTAACCACCAGCTGCAACTTCAAAAGTCAACTAACTCTACAAACTTCACAAACCTGAGGGGCTTTAATTGGTAACCAAGACATAATGAAGATTATCTGGATTATGTGGGGGTGGTTCTATGACATGGACTGGCCATTGACATGCATCTTATTCAGTCTCCACAAAATATCATGGGTTACGTGTATTTTGCAGTTATCTACATTATGGCGTTGTTGAGTTGTATATTTACCTTTTAACCCAGTGGGTCCCATCTTCCCAGGGATCCCAGGCCATCCTGCATCCCCTGAAAATGCATTATGGGGGAAAGTTATTAGTTTCTATTTGCTGGCGAAATATATATTTATCGGCAATAACAGAGGAATATCAGTTACCTTTTGCTCCTGCAAGACCAATTGGCCCTTGTGGACCTGGTATACCAGGGGTCCCGGGACATCCTCTCAGAATGGTCAGCTTGTCTGAAGCCCCGACTCCAATAACTTTCACATCTGGGGGAAGGGCATGGGGGTTATAATGTTGGCATACAAAAACAACAGGTATATCTTTAGTGCTACTTGACACAGCTGAATGCAAACAGATGGTGATGTAAGTTGGGGCATGTGGAACGAAATCATTTACCTGGGCAAGTTTCCTCTGCAGAGGAAAGGATAGAGGCCACCAAGAGGAGTAAGTTCTGCACCCACCTAGTCATGGTTCTTCTTGCACTGCAATACTCAAATTGGGAGGCACCTTCACCTTTTATAAGCAGTGGGATATAACTCTTTCTGGTCTCGGCCCCTCCTTCTAACCATCATCACAATGGGATTGCCCAGACTTTCTGCTGTGAAGCAACCTGCATTACTCAACCGGAACCTGCATGGTTACTGCCAGTTCCCACATCCGCTGCGGTTTCTGCTCAAGTTGTTGACTTGGTGGTTTTACAGTAGCGTTTAACTCTTCCTATCAAACCAGTAAGAAAGTGTTTGTTAAACTAGTGATGAACCCATAATGGTATGGGCCATCATTGTTGTGGGAGGCATTAGGTCTTTTGGGTCATTCAATGGTGAAAACATTTGAGACCACTTTCAACCTAGAATACAAAAGACTTGGAGCTGGTTTTTTATTGAGGACATGCATTATGTTTTGAGGCTAATGTTCTTCTATAGGTTGCATTACATTATCCACATAAAACAGGGTGTTAGCACATTATAACTGTTGACCATTTAATAAATCATCCCTCTCTAAAGGCACATACATTTAAGTTGTCGTTCCCTACTTAAATCAATATTCAGTGTCTTTCTATCTGATCAAGTACATTAAATATAAGCCAACCTTTTCGTTGTCCTACCATGTTGTGTAGACCATTCCCCCTTTGGATCATTGACATGCATCACACAACTATGCCTCTCAGTATGTATTCATGAGGCTTCTGGTAGTGTGATTGCCATTGGTGCTTGTTTTTGTGGTCAGGAAAGGTGTTGCATACAGGAGACCTAAGTTTATCACAAAATTAACCCACAGAAGTTCATGGTATATCAAGTCACAGTTGAACACTTGACCCACTAGCAAGTGCTATTGGTTGGGGCATTTGATGCACTTGGACCGGTACAGTATCCTCTGCTTTGCAAAGGATGGTTTCCACCAAGGGAAGAAAGTACTGAGCCCACTCAGTGATGTTTTCATCTGCAGACCACAAACAAGTTGGATAACACCTGTATTTTATAAACAGTGGAGGAGAGTTCCTTCTGGTGTCATCATAAGGGAATCAACTTGGTTGGGTTTTCTACTTAAAATGTAGAGTTGGTGGCATTATAGCAGCAATCAACTCAACAGTCAAAAACAACCAGGGACTTCAGTTTATAGACAGAACCAGACTGGGGTAAAAAAGTATTAATGGGTCATAGTGTTTTTGGTTCATTTTATTGAGAAATAAAAGTAATAGTAAGCAGGTGAAAAGAGGCAGACCCTAGATTTAGTCAAGTGACCATGTCCAAAAAAGTCCAATAAACTTCTCTTTTGGAGACAGTGGAGCCCCTTGTGCAGAAGAACGTTCACTTCCTTGTCCCAAGTTCCTTTTAATCTGAGAGATTGCATGGGGCTTGACTTGTCAGTAATGCCATGCATTTTCATCAGCCAGAACCCTAGTAGGTGAGTAGAAAGTTACAGCAGATGCAGTAGTAACTAATTCATATATTATTAagcagaataaatgaaaaaaaaaagttttaacataAGATGAAGCATGAAAAAAAGCAGAACACCCACAGGGTTATGTCCCTTTTCCCAGAAGCAGGTGGGTAAGTACTGACCAATGGCTGCTGGTTATTATCAAGTCACCTCCCTTGCTTAAGCCTGGGGACGAAACTTCATTTCCGACACCTTGTAGGAATAATTGTACCCCTTTCCTGCACCCCAGTTGACTCCATTGGCGTAGCTGGTGTGATTTCCACGCAGGTAGAGTCCATTCAGGTTGGATGAGTGGCACTTTGTATACCACCAGGCCCCTTTGTAACTCCGGGCACAGTTGCCTTCCAGATGAACATCGTTGTCTCTGTCTTTAGAGCTGAAGGAATGGTTCTTGTGCCCAGAGAGGGAGTCACCTGCATGAGAGAGGCGTAGTGAAGTCATTTACAAAGATCCGGACATGATTACAATCTTTTTATTCccctcctggatgaaccaacaccCCCTCATATGGAAGCTAGGTAAAACAAAGCTCATTGTCTTTCCATCCAACCTGTCCCTTCTCCTCCTCTCAGTATTACTACAGATGGCTTAAGCCTCACCCACCTCAGCAAGTCACACTGTATATCACCCCTAGATTCTCCCTTTTGGGGCAGCAGCTTCATGGGCATCTTGGTAAAGGCATACAGGCACACAACTAGGGGATCACTGTAGCACTTCTAGAGCTGGAAGTAGGTAGAAGAAGCATGTTCCCACATTGGTGGGGGACACTAGGACCCTAGGCAATTACCTCTGCTACAACCTCTAACTCTGGTGAACAGGAGAATTGTCCACTGTGGGGGTAAGTGACCTTGGGTGCCCTTTTGTTTTGGTATGGCTCTGAACAGTTCTATTCTACAGCTCTAACTTTGCCCAGATCTTTTACATTCAGGGGGATATTGGTACCTGTGTTTCCTCCCGTGAAACCCCCCAGACTCAGGGTGTAGTTCTGAGACTCCCCGGCAATATGGAAGTTGCTGTATGTAGCGTAAGTGCgtttttcactgaaatccatcaGGTCGATACGGAGCTGGAAATTGCCTGAATGAGGAAAGTTTACATTTTGTTCACTGAGAATTGTAAAAGGGTAAAGTCCGGAGGCAGGGATCCTTCTCCTGAAAAAAATAGGGTTGGGATGAGCACCTCACTCTGAAGCCATCTAGGGACTGAGATTAAATAACTGGAGGGATAACTATATCGGGCAGCCCAAGTTATCTTCCTATTAACTCATACAttcagctttgtgcctttatatggacatggaactccttggtgacttataatatccttatattttacaacatggggtATGTTATTCCCTGTCTCTCGTGAGACTGATGCTCTTATAATTAGCGTATACATGAAATCACATAAATATTCCATGTATTCAGATAAATTCAGTCCAACTCATGTAGAGAGAATTTGAAGGACACATTTACATtggtcatttaaaaataaaataaaaaggggtcAGAGAACCAATTAACTTTGGACAAAGTCTAACTGGAAGCAGGAAATACAGGTCTCACCTGTTGCTGTGAGGAGATGGAGATTATCGTTCCCCAACCAAAATTCACTCTCTTTGTGACCAAACCCTCTCTTGTATGAATTCCAGTCTCGATAAAAATCCACCGACCCATCTGCTCTTCTCTGAAACACCTGGGGAGGGGTTAAAAGAAGTAGAGATCCTTTAGCTTTTATTCTTCTCATGTTCTACCTTCTCATTGGAGACTCATGGCATGATCCCAACTTACTATCCATCCTCCTCCATCAGTTTCCATATCACAGAGCACAGAGAGAGGAAG
The sequence above is a segment of the Xenopus laevis strain J_2021 chromosome 8L, Xenopus_laevis_v10.1, whole genome shotgun sequence genome. Coding sequences within it:
- the LOC100037204 gene encoding uncharacterized protein LOC100037204 precursor (The RefSeq protein has 3 substitutions compared to this genomic sequence), producing MTRWVQNLLLLVASILSSAEETCPDVKVIGVGASDKLTILRGCPGTPGIPGPQGPIGLAGAKGDAGWPGIPGKMGPTGLKGEQGNPGQRGQKGDKGDQGVPAPGTAQNCKEWLDQGGTISGWYTIYTPNGLPLSVLCDMETDGGGWIVFQRRADGSVDFFRDWNSYKRGFGHKESEFWLGNDNLHLLTATGNFQLRVDLTDFSDNPTYATYSNFRITGESQNYTLSVGNFTGGNAGDSLSWHKNHSFSTKDRDNDIYFEGSCAQRYKGAWWYTKCHSSNLNALYLRGNHTSYANGVNWSSGKGPHYSYKVTEIKFRPQH
- the LOC108699499 gene encoding ficolin-1-A-like, giving the protein MSICPARRTMTWCVQSFLLLLASILSYAEDTCPDVKVIGVGASDKLTILRGCPGTPGISGPQGPAGPAGAKGDTGAPGIPGKFGPTGLKGEQGDPGQRGQKGDKGDPGVPAPGTAQNCKEWLDQGGTISGWYTIYTPNGLPLSVLCDMETDGGGWIVFQRRADGSVDFYRDWNSYKRGFGHKESEFWLGNDNLHLLTATGNFQLRIDLMDFSEKRTYATYSNFHIAGESQNYTLSLGGFTGGNTGDSLSGHKNHSFSSKDRDNDVHLEGNCARSYKGAWWYTKCHSSNLNGLYLRGNHTSYANGVNWGAGKGYNYSYKVSEMKFRPQA